Part of the Nitrososphaera sp. genome is shown below.
TATGGATGGTATTTTGACGAACACGGGATCCTGCAAAACGTGGTCAGCAGTATCTTGGCGGCAAAGCCTGATCTTGTGATAAGCCCTTACCACACGTCCGACGGCCAGGTCAACATCCGGCCTGACGTAATGAACACGTTTCACAGCAACGGGATCAAGGTGATTGCGTACGTTGCAACAGGTGACGCCAAAAGAGACGTCAACTCGGTTCTAGGCGAAATCAAGTCCGCGCTCAGCGCGGGCGCCGACGGCGTGATGCTCGACGAGGTATCCCTCATGCAGACAGACGATCAGTACTCGTACTACAAGCAAATCTACAACTTTGTCAAGCAGCAGGGTGGAAGCGACAAACTGGTGATTGCAAATCCGGGCAGCGTGCTAGTAGGGGAACGGGTGATGCAGGTAAGCGACATTGTTTCGTTCGAGCACCAGTGGCGCTTTGCCTCTTCCTTGGATTGGTTTTCAAAATATCCTCCCTCGCGTTACATGGGGATTTCCAGCAACGACGTCCTGAACGCTATGGGATATAGAGTCGCGAGCGATGTCGCTTCGCGCGACACGATCGAAGCTTGGAATGACGGCATAGGATATCACTACTCTACGGACACCTACACCGCCCTGCCGCCATGGTTTGGAAGCTACCAGCAATCTTTGGTGGATTATTCGAGCTCCTTTGCAAATACGCACAAGGTCAGCGTCAGGACCTACGATGACTCTGGCCAAGAGATTTCTGGTCTTTGGATCGAGGTCAAGAAGGGAAACTCGGTTATAATGACAGGGTTCAGCCCAGCTGCCTTTAACCTGCCGGATGGAATTTTCGAGATAGGCGCCTCCAGCTATCAGGCCTTTGAATTTTCGAAGTGGAGCGACGGCATGACCCAGCAGTACAGGAGCGTGGATGTCTCTCTGGATCTGGAACTCGGAGCGGTGTATCGGACGCAAAGCCACCTCGTGACCATAGAGAGCCATGATTTGAGCGCAAATCCCATAAGAGGCATGTTTGTCAGGGTGAGCAATGGCGCCACAACGGTAGCCCAGGGTTTTACCCCTTATCAGGTAAAGCTGCAGCCCGGAACTTATGATTTTACTGCCTTAGGTTACAAGTTTTACCAATTCGCCGGCTGGGACAGCCAGTCGCAGGCAAGCAGTGGTTCCGGAGGAAGCTTGACTTTGAACGTCTCAAATGACACGCTCGTCGAGGCGCGGTATGACAACCAGCTGGTGGGCAAGCTGGGCACCGCGGTTTTCAAACAGCAATGCTTTGATAATGGCTACTCGGCTGCGGTTGCCGACGCGCTCCAGCAGGGCGGACCTGTTGCAGGCACGCTTGAACTGTACATGCAAAAAAGTGCAGCATTGGCAGCCTGCGCAGGCTAGCTACAGGCGCCCTATCGAAGTTATCTAGGGATAAGTCTTCAGAGAATTACCGTGTCGCTGCCTCTGGATGCTTCAATGCCGTCTGTTTTGCCTTTATAGAGTTGAGCGCGACGGTAATGTCTGCCAGCCTCTTTCGCAGCGAGATCGTACTGACTTCCGCGGCATCAGCTATGGTCGTCTTTGTTATGTTCTTCAGCCCGCACTCGACGGTTGCCAAGTACAGTGCCGCGGCTGCAAGTACTAGCGGATTCTTGCCCATTACGGCGGTGTGATTTGCAATTTTAGATAGAATGTCACGTGCCTTCCGGGTAACGCGCTCCTCAATTCCGGCCTTGGCGGATATTTTAGTCACGCTTCTATAGGGGTCGCTCATGGGCGGATCAAGTTGCATCTCTTTTACGAGTATCTTGTAGCAGTGATTGCCAAACGGTTTGTCCAGCCCGATCTCCCGGCATATTTCATCCACTGTTCGCGGGATTCTCCTTTCCTTGCAGGCAAGGTAAATCGACGCATAGACAAACCCGGTTATCGAGCGGCCCTTGATCAGGTTCTTCTGCAGGGACTTCCGGTAAAAATAGGCCGCGCGCTCCGCGACCTGCCAGCTCAGGCCCAGAGTGCTGCACACGCGGTTAATCTCCCACGTGGCTTTCTTCAGATTTCTGGAAACCGGCGCGCTGGCGACTGACATCGCGTTGAGTTTCCGCAGCCTGCTGACGGGAATGGGATGAAAGGATCTATTCAGTGACCCAATCTCGTTCGTGCGCTCGCTGCCTGCTGAAAGGCCTGGCTGTGGATTTTCTCGCCTTCTGCCCGATTGGCCCCGCGTTGTACGGCCAGAAGAACCTTCAATGGAATGACTGCTTTCATCCTCTGCCCCGTCGAGCTGAAGCTCGTCACGCGTGTCATGGTCAGGCGACTGCCTCCTGCCTGCTCCGGCTGGCGATTTGAGATTTCCGATAAAGGTTGAAAGTCCCGTATCATGAATTAAAAGAGAAGAAGGATAGCCTACCCTGGCGCGGTCCTCGTCCATTGATGAGAAGTTCCGCCATTCAGGCGACAAAGTTTCAAGCCTTTCTCTCAGCACTATCCCGCACGACCCGCACAGCAGCTCCCCGGTCGAGCTGTCTGTAATGGGAGAGCCCCCGCAGCTGAGGCATAGATCATCCACTAATCCACCGTCTGTCATTGCCAACCGAGAATAAAGTCCGGGTGGTAATAACCCGGAAGCAATAATGATGTTGTCTCGTACTCCTTTGAAATTTATGGAAACTTGATTCTGGCAACCGATTACACAAAATCTGGCCTGGACTGATTGTTACAAAAGCAATGCAGGTACCTTGTATACAATGAATTTATCGACATATCGTTCGATACCAGACGTACTCAAGCGATAAAAGCCATCCAACCAGTCTGCAAATTAGCAGCACATGTGTTCTATTATTGGGATTGTAAGCAAGGAGTCCGTCGCCCCGTTCCTCGTGGAAAGCCTCAGAAGGATGGAGTACAGGGGCTATGACAGCGTCGGGATTGCGACCCTTTCTCGGTCGAGCATCAAAGTTAAGAAGGGAATTGGAAAAGTCGGTCAGGTAAGCAGCAACCTTGATCTCCCTTCCATGGGGGGCACAGTCGGGATTGGCCATACGAGGTGGGCAACCCACGGCAAAGTCACCGATTACAACGCCCATCCGCACCCTTGCTGCACCGACGATATCGCGGTTGTGCACAACGGCATCATCGAGAATTACTCGGGGCTAAAATCAGAGCTTCTCAATCGCAATCACGTATTTAGAAGCGATACTGATACCGAAGTAATCTCACACCTGCTTGAAGAGGCGTATTCCCACTCTGGAGATGTCAAGACTGCTGTGCTTGAAACGGTTGGCAGGCTGCAAGGGACCTATGCATTTGTCGCCCTGTTTTCAACCGGAACACTTGCTTGCGCAAGGATGGACGAACCTCTGGTAATCGGAATGTCGGATAATGCGTTTTACGCGTCAAGCGATGTGCTGGGATTTCTACAGCATACCGATCAGGCAATGTTTCTCGAAAACAGAGACATTGCGATCATTGATGGGTCGGGAGTGCAGGTCTTCGACTTCGGGGGCCGGCCGGTTCGCAGGGAGGTTACCAAGGTCGCGTGGGAACTCGCAGACACCAACAAGGGGGAATTTGCTCACTATACCGCAAAGGAAATCTTTGAGCAGCGATCAAGCGTCGTCTTGGCAACTAGGCAGCCGGCCCACACTCTGGCGTCATTCTGCGACATTATAGGCTCGGCTCAGAAGGTAATTGTCACGGGCAGCGGCACTAGCTACCATAGCTCAGTCCTTATTTCGATGCTCGGCTCCAAATTACTAAAAAAACGTTTTGAGCCGATAATGGCGAGTGAGTTCCAGTATGACCTGGACATGCTGGATTCTGCAACGGCCGTGATTGCGATATCGCAGAGTGGCGAAACAGCGGACGTCCTTTCAGCTGTCAAGCATGCCAGAGCTTCCGGGTCCAAGGTCGTCTCAATCGTCAACGTCCCCACTTCTTCTCTAGCACGCATTGCCGACGCCTCACTTGCGATCAATTGTGGACCGGAGATAGGAGTAGCTGCGACGAAGAGCTTTA
Proteins encoded:
- a CDS encoding spherulation-specific family 4 protein, with protein sequence MKRLLRGLAALLFISFLSSATPTGVTAADQSLTHRRFVIYYGWYFDEHGILQNVVSSILAAKPDLVISPYHTSDGQVNIRPDVMNTFHSNGIKVIAYVATGDAKRDVNSVLGEIKSALSAGADGVMLDEVSLMQTDDQYSYYKQIYNFVKQQGGSDKLVIANPGSVLVGERVMQVSDIVSFEHQWRFASSLDWFSKYPPSRYMGISSNDVLNAMGYRVASDVASRDTIEAWNDGIGYHYSTDTYTALPPWFGSYQQSLVDYSSSFANTHKVSVRTYDDSGQEISGLWIEVKKGNSVIMTGFSPAAFNLPDGIFEIGASSYQAFEFSKWSDGMTQQYRSVDVSLDLELGAVYRTQSHLVTIESHDLSANPIRGMFVRVSNGATTVAQGFTPYQVKLQPGTYDFTALGYKFYQFAGWDSQSQASSGSGGSLTLNVSNDTLVEARYDNQLVGKLGTAVFKQQCFDNGYSAAVADALQQGGPVAGTLELYMQKSAALAACAG
- a CDS encoding TFIIB-type zinc ribbon-containing protein, with product MDDLCLSCGGSPITDSSTGELLCGSCGIVLRERLETLSPEWRNFSSMDEDRARVGYPSSLLIHDTGLSTFIGNLKSPAGAGRRQSPDHDTRDELQLDGAEDESSHSIEGSSGRTTRGQSGRRRENPQPGLSAGSERTNEIGSLNRSFHPIPVSRLRKLNAMSVASAPVSRNLKKATWEINRVCSTLGLSWQVAERAAYFYRKSLQKNLIKGRSITGFVYASIYLACKERRIPRTVDEICREIGLDKPFGNHCYKILVKEMQLDPPMSDPYRSVTKISAKAGIEERVTRKARDILSKIANHTAVMGKNPLVLAAAALYLATVECGLKNITKTTIADAAEVSTISLRKRLADITVALNSIKAKQTALKHPEAATR
- the glmS gene encoding glutamine--fructose-6-phosphate transaminase (isomerizing); the encoded protein is MCSIIGIVSKESVAPFLVESLRRMEYRGYDSVGIATLSRSSIKVKKGIGKVGQVSSNLDLPSMGGTVGIGHTRWATHGKVTDYNAHPHPCCTDDIAVVHNGIIENYSGLKSELLNRNHVFRSDTDTEVISHLLEEAYSHSGDVKTAVLETVGRLQGTYAFVALFSTGTLACARMDEPLVIGMSDNAFYASSDVLGFLQHTDQAMFLENRDIAIIDGSGVQVFDFGGRPVRREVTKVAWELADTNKGEFAHYTAKEIFEQRSSVVLATRQPAHTLASFCDIIGSAQKVIVTGSGTSYHSSVLISMLGSKLLKKRFEPIMASEFQYDLDMLDSATAVIAISQSGETADVLSAVKHARASGSKVVSIVNVPTSSLARIADASLAINCGPEIGVAATKSFTGQLSLAYAIIDRLSSGKVGFDANELALKFEGVLAHSYDIERIAATQLSKASDIYLLGRSLHYPIALEGALKMKELAYVHAEGIAAGELKHGPLAMMDRNACVIVINPQDRTYADTLNSAHEVKARGAKIIGISNADSDIYDALIRIPSVANDLLYPLIETIPLQLLSYYLALQNNADPDFPRNLAKSVTVR